TCGTCCGCCAGGCGGCGGGCCAGTTGGCGAATCGTCGCGGGGCCCTCGCCGAGGACCTCCACCAGGCGCGCCCCCGTGTCGTTGAGCACGATCTGCATCGCGCTTTCGGGCACGACCAGCAAGCCATCGTCGCCGAAGCGTGTGAACGCGGCGTTGCGCCGCCTCCGGAACGCAGTTTCGGGGGTCCATGCAGGGGATGTGGAAGTCGGATCTGGATTCATGGGTTCACCATTCGACGCAGAGTATACGGCGGCCCCCCGGGGGGGACAATTGATACTGGAAACAAAATTCCACTATGGGCGAGCCTGAAGGCGGCCCGGGAGCCGGGCTTTTTCCCCGGTTCACCTTACTGGACATAGCCCAGGCTGCGCAGGCGCTCGAGGAGTCGGGCCTCGGCATGGACATCCCCCTCCCCTGTCCGCCGCACCTCGGCCCGGGTCAGTTCTTTCCGCAGGCGTTGGCCCTCGACCCCGGCAAGATCGGCCCGGGCCCGCCCGCTCATGCGGCTGTCCACCGGATAGCCGGCGGCCGCCAGCCAGGTCGGGGCGATGTCCTCGGCGACCGCCGCCGGGCTCCGGCCGGGCTTCCCGCGGGCCAGCAGGAACCAGCCCGGCCCGGCTGCCGGATTCCGGCCCGGGGCTCCCGCCACGGCCAGCAGGTTCTCCGTCGAGGGGAGTCCGACGACCTGGGCGAGACGGGCGTCGATGCGCTCCACGTGAGACGCGACGGCTTCCAGCCGGCGGAAGGGGTCCACACCCTCCCGTCGAAGCCCCTCGCGCAGAATGTCCAGGCCCGGCAGGTAGATCGTGGCTACCGAGACCTCCGGGTCGCCGAGGGCTTCGGCCAGGGCCTCGAGCCGGAAGAGATCGACCCGCAACGCCAGGCGGGCGATTTCCCCGGGCAGGTCCGAACTGCCGCTGCGGGCGCGCTCGAGCCACCGGGCGGCCCGCGGGGCCCACCCCTCGGGGTAGATGGCCTGCTCGAGGCCCTCGCCCCCCTCGGCGGCCGGCAGGGCGCCGTCGGAGACCAGGTACCCCCCGGCGGGCCCGGGTCGGCCCGCCGGCCAGCTTCCCCACCAGCCGACGATCGCCGTTTTCTCCGCCTGGGCCGTGATTTCCCAGAAGGTCGGCAGGAGCCTGACCCCGGCCCGCACGGCCCGTGGACGGGTCGGCAGCAGTTTGACCAGCACTTCCAGGGGACCCGCCGCCAGCCCGCGGGCCACGGCGGGGGCTCGGGTTCCCCTGAGCCCCGGCACGGAGGCGCCCCGCACGCCGTGCCGGGCCGGCGGGCTGCCGGTGGCGATGGTGGTCCAGGTGGCAGCGGGATCCCCCGGCTGTTCGTCGGTGATCGGCGCCAGTCGCCCCGCGGCCCGGCAGGCGGCGAGCCAGGGGCTGCGGCCGGAGCGGGTCAGGCCGTCGAGCAGCGGCAGATCCAGGCCGTCCCAGCCGATCAGCAGCGCCCGGGCCGGTGCGTGGGGACTGCGCACCACCGGGGCGCCGGCGGTCGCGGCGGATCCTCCCGGCAGGGTCGCCGCCACGGCCGCCACGGCCACCGAGGCCAGCGCCGCGGGCAGCAGCCAGCGCCCCCCCCGGGAACGGGCCTGCCGGGGAGCGCGCCCGGCGCCCAGCGCCGCCTGCACGAGGACCGCCGCCGAAAGAACCCGCCCCGAAAGTCCGGCTCCCAGTGCCAGGGCCGCCAGGGCCGCGAGATCGGCCGCCCCCAGCCGCCGCTCGCTGCCCGCCCACCACAGGCCCAGGTAGAGCGCCACCATGACCGCCGCCCCCAGGCCCGTGACTTGGGACGCCCGCCACGGAGACAGTCCGCGCCGCCGGCGGGCCAGCAAGCGGACGACCAGGGCGACGACCACTTCGGCCGAGGCCGCCAGCAGGGTGGCGAAGGGGGCGAAGAGCGCCGCGTAGAGCACGCCGTCGGGCCAGAGGGGAACCAGGCCCCGGGATTCCACCACCAGCGCCCCGGCCAGCAGGACCCCCACGGGGACTCCGGCGAACAGGCCCGACAGGCCGGCGATGCGCAGGACGGCCCCGAAACGGTCCCGGCCGCCCCCCCCCGCATCGAGGAAGATCCTTTCGAGGGGTGTCTTCAGATAGCCACGTTCTTCGAGGGCGCGCCGCACCTGCGCGTAGTCCTCGCCGGGCCGGCCGGGGGAGGTCACTGGTCCCGCCGCCCGACGAAACGCGCGATGGCGACCAGGGGTTCGGCACGCTGCCCGAGGGCCGAGAGGCTCTCCACGGCGGTTTCCACCAGTTCCGCGGCCAGCCGCCGCGCGCCCTCGACGCCGGCGAAGGCGACGAAACTCGTGCCCGCGTGATCGTGGCCGACATCCTTGCCCGTCACCTGGGGGTCGCCGACCACGTCCAGCAGGTCGTCGGTGATCTGGAAGGCCAGACCGAGATTCTTGGCCCACGCCTCGAGGGCTGCCAGTTCCGCCGCGCCCGCACCCGATACGCGGCCCGCTTCGACCGCGCAGGCGATGAACAGGCTGCCCGTTTTCAGCGCGTGAATCCGCTCGAGTTCCGCCAGTTCCGGCGACTGGTCCCCGGCCGCCAGGTCCAGGGCCTCGCCCGCGATCATGCCGTCTTCGCCGACGGCGCCCGCCAGTGCCCGCACGGCCATCGAGCCGTCGTCGGGACCGATCCAGCGGGTGCGGGCGGCGCCGCCCAGGTGGCGATAGGCCGCGTTGAGCAGCCCCACGGCGGCGAGGATCGCCGTCGATTCTCCGAAGGCGAGATGGGCGGCCATCGCGCCTCGACGGCGTCGGGCATCGTCGAAGGAAGGCAGGTCGTCGAGAATCAGGGACGAGGCGTGAATCATCTCGGCGGCGACGGCCAGGGGCATCACGTGGCGCTGCCGGCCGCCGAGAACCTCCGAAAC
This DNA window, taken from Acidobacteriota bacterium, encodes the following:
- a CDS encoding polyprenyl synthetase family protein, translated to MDLGSYLEQRRQRVEQAIEKALPPRHPDPGRLVEAMRYTLLLPAKRLRGIICLAVSEVLGGRQRHVMPLAVAAEMIHASSLILDDLPSFDDARRRRGAMAAHLAFGESTAILAAVGLLNAAYRHLGGAARTRWIGPDDGSMAVRALAGAVGEDGMIAGEALDLAAGDQSPELAELERIHALKTGSLFIACAVEAGRVSGAGAAELAALEAWAKNLGLAFQITDDLLDVVGDPQVTGKDVGHDHAGTSFVAFAGVEGARRLAAELVETAVESLSALGQRAEPLVAIARFVGRRDQ
- a CDS encoding alkaline phosphatase family protein, which encodes MTSPGRPGEDYAQVRRALEERGYLKTPLERIFLDAGGGGRDRFGAVLRIAGLSGLFAGVPVGVLLAGALVVESRGLVPLWPDGVLYAALFAPFATLLAASAEVVVALVVRLLARRRRGLSPWRASQVTGLGAAVMVALYLGLWWAGSERRLGAADLAALAALALGAGLSGRVLSAAVLVQAALGAGRAPRQARSRGGRWLLPAALASVAVAAVAATLPGGSAATAGAPVVRSPHAPARALLIGWDGLDLPLLDGLTRSGRSPWLAACRAAGRLAPITDEQPGDPAATWTTIATGSPPARHGVRGASVPGLRGTRAPAVARGLAAGPLEVLVKLLPTRPRAVRAGVRLLPTFWEITAQAEKTAIVGWWGSWPAGRPGPAGGYLVSDGALPAAEGGEGLEQAIYPEGWAPRAARWLERARSGSSDLPGEIARLALRVDLFRLEALAEALGDPEVSVATIYLPGLDILREGLRREGVDPFRRLEAVASHVERIDARLAQVVGLPSTENLLAVAGAPGRNPAAGPGWFLLARGKPGRSPAAVAEDIAPTWLAAAGYPVDSRMSGRARADLAGVEGQRLRKELTRAEVRRTGEGDVHAEARLLERLRSLGYVQ
- a CDS encoding PqqD family protein; the protein is MNPDPTSTSPAWTPETAFRRRRNAAFTRFGDDGLLVVPESAMQIVLNDTGARLVEVLGEGPATIRQLARRLADEYDGASLEDVERDVMEVLTDLLREQAVETVDLPAD